The following coding sequences are from one Corvus hawaiiensis isolate bCorHaw1 chromosome 37 unlocalized genomic scaffold, bCorHaw1.pri.cur SUPER_37a, whole genome shotgun sequence window:
- the LOC125320793 gene encoding cytochrome c oxidase subunit 6B1 — MAEDIKTKLGRYKTAPFDSRFPNQNQTRNCWQNYLDFYRCQRAMAAKGADAAPCQWYFRVYKSLCPTSWVTTWDEARDEGTFPGKI, encoded by the exons ATGGCTGAGGACATCAAGACCAAGCTGGGCCGGTACAAGACGGCGCCGTTCGACAGCCGCTTCCCCAACCAGAACCAGACCCGCAACTGCTGGCAGAACTACCTGG ACTTCTACCGGTGCCAGCGGGCGATGGCGGCCAAGGGCGCCGATGCCGCCCCGTGCCAGTGGTACTTCCGCGTCTACAAGTCCCTGTGTCCCACCTCGTGG GTGACCACGTGGGACGAGGCCCGTGACGAGGGGACCTTCCCCGGCAAGATCTGA
- the FBL gene encoding rRNA 2'-O-methyltransferase fibrillarin gives MRPGFSPRGGRGGFRGRGSGFPPRGGGGARGGGVARGGGGARGGPRGRGRGRGGGARGGARGGFKGGKKVTVEPHRHEGVFICRGREDALVTRNLVPGESVYGEKRISVEDGDASVEYRAWNPFRSKLAAAILGGIDRIHICPGARVLYLGAASGTTVSHVSDIVGQEGVVYAVEFSHRSGRDLLNVAKKRTNVVPVIEDARHPHKYRMLIGMVDVIFADVAQPDQTRIVALNAHHFLRRGGHFLISIKANCIDSTAPAEAVFAGEVKKMTAERMKPQEQLTLEPYERDHAVVVGVYRPPPKEK, from the exons ATGAGGCCGG GTTTCAGCCCCCGGGGGGGACGCGGCGGCTTCCGGGGCCGAG GTTCCGGTTTCCCGCCccgcggagggggcggggccagagGAGGGGGCGTGGCCCGaggagggggcggggcccgcGGGGGgccccgggggcggggccgaggccgagggggcggggccaggggcggggCCCGCGGCGGCTTCAAAGGCGGGAAAAAAGTGACGGTGGAGCCGCATCGGCACGAGG gtgtGTTCATCTGCCGCGGCCGCGAGGACGCGCTGGTGACGCGGAACCTGGTCCCGGGGGAGTCGGTGTACGGCGAGAAACGGATCAGCGTCGAG GACGGCGACGCCTCGGTGGAGTACCGCGCCTGGAACCCGTTCCGCTCCAAGCTGGCCGCCGCCATCCTGGGGGGCATCGACCGCATCCACATCTGCCCGGGGGCGCGGGTGCTCTACCTGGGGGCAGCGTCCGGCACCACCGTCAGCCACGTGTCCGACATCGTGGGCCAG GAGGGCGTGGTCTACGCCGTGGAGTTCTCGCACCGCTCGGGCCGGGACCTTCTCAACGTGGCCAAGAAAAGGACCAACGTGGTGCCGGTCATCGAGGACGCGCGGCACCCCCACAAATACCGCATGCTGATTG GCATGGTGGACGTGATCTTCGCGGACGTGGCGCAGCCGGACCAGACGCGAATCGTGGCGCTCAACGCCCACCACTTCCTGCGCCGCGGGGGGCACTTCCTCATCTCCATCAAG GCCAACTGCATCGACTCGACGGCGCCGGCCGAGGCCGTGTTCGCGGGCGAGGTGAAGAAGATGACGGCCGAGAGGATGAAGCCGCAGGAGCAGCTGACCCTGGAGCCCTACGAGAGGGACCACGCCGTGGTGGTCGGCGTCTACCG gCCCCCTCCCAAGGAGAAGTGA